The Anas platyrhynchos isolate ZD024472 breed Pekin duck chromosome 1, IASCAAS_PekinDuck_T2T, whole genome shotgun sequence genomic sequence AATAGTGTCAGACAGTAAGTAACTTGTACAGAGAACCAAAATCATTCAAAACTCCTCAGACTGTGAAAGATTTGATGGGGACTGTATCTTTTCTATCCCTTCCACTGTGGAAGAGGCTCTCAGATGAGATTTCCTCTAGGAGCACTTGTTCCCTGAAGCTTTGCTGGGCACTAACATTCAGTTTGCCCAGTTCCAGTCTTCAGTGCTCCTGACCTTCCTAGGTATtgcctttgctttctgaagGGACGATTGCAGGCACTGCAGGGATGGACACAAATTCACTGTGAGTCAATGTCCTCATTCCCTGAGCTGCCACCGTCCCATCTCGCCACGGCGTGGGTAAGCCCTGCTCCACAGGAGCCCAGGCTGGAGAGGTCCCATTTCCCATGCTCCGTGTCACAGTGGAGCCAATAAAAGGTGACTGCTAGGGCACATCTGGTTGCTATATTAAGGGATCCAGACACAGCCCTGGACATGTCATGGGCTGCCCTCAATATAGCACAGGCTCCCACACCATGGGAAAAGGCTAAGGGTTCCCAAATCACCTCCTGTTCACAGCAGCATTGCCAGTACTCTAGTGGGCAAGTGGCAGACAAGGGCTCCCAAGTCTAGAGCCCACTCTTCCCCCTAGGGACACTCCAAGAGTGCaagtaatttcatttaaaagcacGAAGCCTGTGAGGTCCGAATTGAAATGCAACCCATAATCATGTGCCATCGGCCCATTATCACTCCCTCTGGAGCAAATTGAAACATCCTTCTTCATGCAGTTGGAAATCTCATATAATTCTCTTTTTTAGGGTAAAAAATTCCAGAGCTTCATTTCTGGGATGTGCTGGTAGATGCCAAGAGGAGATTGCTGTCCCACTGTTAAACAAGTAACAAGGCTAGagacttcattttcaaatactCCTAGCTGCAGGTTTgctgagaaaagaaatgaggaGTTTAGCAAGGAAATAGCCTCTAATGAGAAATACATATTATTTAGAGTGGTTTAGTGATCAGAGATTTTGATTTGATTGAAATACAGCCTCATGGAGGGGGAAAATGTCACTCTCTATGAACACAGCCTGCTTTTTTGCAGGCCATTTTCATTAGGACTGCTAATGCAGGCAGTCCTGGAAGTGTGCATAGATGAGTGTCTGATTTAGAGGAAATGAGCAcaaaaaaaggttgaaaaagCAGTAAATGAAGCAAAggccccacaaaaaaaaaaaaaaaaagagaccttggaaaccaattagaggaaagaagaaataaggaGGAGGGAGTTAAAAAAGGAACCATGCATGACTAGCACAGCATTTACTCAGTGTTTTAGGTCGAAACATCCATAATTGACACATACTGAAGTATGTCAATATGCCCTTGGTATTGCTATTCGTTGGAAAGCCCAGTGACACACTTTCAACAGCAGATAACATACCAGAAAAATATGACAAATTATTGTCAAATTGGAACTAGACAAATTTGGACTTTTTGTCCTGATTTGAAGTACAAACTTACCAGCGGACAGTGATTTCTCTTTTGATGTTTCCTTGGGAGGTAACTGGGGACCCAAAACCTCCGTGCTACACAATGGCTGGTGGTAAGTCGGGTTATTTTGCATAGAGAAGATCAGGGATTTGCCATCAGATGTGGGCATAACATTCACCTTCAAGAGCCAGCGTTTTCATAGTTTGAGATAACAAACAGATGCTGTAATACTGAAACCATTTAGAGCTTACTTGGTGCTTTATATCTTGAGATCATTTACAGGAGCATCACAAGTGATTACTCATTAAGGAACCTTTATTTTCCACTGAATTTTGTAACTTCTGCCCTGTGAAACCACCCCAGCACTGaactccctgcagagctgcaacCCTGCACTCACTCCACTTCTTTCTACTTTGGCAGGAAGACAGAGACTACTCCAGACTATGAATATTTCCAAGATGGCGCTATACAACAACTCAGATGACAGCTCATTCAACTGTACCATTGATGCCTTCAAGCAAGCCATTTATCCTGTCATGTACCTCTTTATCTTCTTCCTGGGTGTTGTCGGAAATAGCCTCTCCATATATGTTTTCTTCCAGCCTTCCCAGAGGAAGACCTCGGTAAACATTTACATGCAGAACCTGGCTGTTTCAGATCTCATGTTTGCGAGCACTTTGCCCTTTCGGGCCTCCTATTATCTGCTGGGATCGCATTGGATATTTGGCGATATTGCCTGCAGGATTATGACTTACGCCTTGTACGTCAACATGTATTGCAGCATTTACTTTCTCACCGTGCTCAGCGTGGTTCGTTTCACCGCCATTGTCTACCCGTTCAAGCGCTGGAAAGTAACCAACATGAAGTATGCCAAGATAACCTGCGCAATGATATGGGTCTTTGTTCTAGCAGCCTCCAGCCCTCTGTTTTGCAAACAAATCGCTGGGTACGATAAACAAGAGAAATGCTTGGACCTCCACCCTGGAAGCACAGATATTCTCCTCATGCTGAACAGCGTTGTCCTCGTTGTGGGCTTCACCCTGCCCTTTTGCACGATTATCATCTGCTATGTCTTTGCCATCAGGGCACTGCTCAAGTCCAGGACTCCTCAGCGCAGGAGGACGGTCTCTCACAAGAAGGCACTGTCAACCATCATCATCACTctcatcctcttcctcctgtgTTTCCTGCCCTACCACGTACTGCGGACGGTCCACCTGATGCTCGGCAGCTGGAGCCAGAACAACCTGGCCGTGCACAAAGCACTGGTGGTCACGCTCTGCCTTGCTGCCATGAACAGCTGCCTCGACCCTGTGCTCTACTACTTTGCTGCTGAAAATTTCAAAGCAAGAATCAGAAGTTTATACCGCAGGTAGCTGGGGCAGAACTGCAAAATCACACACGCACATTCCTGCTGGAGCATCTAGACTGGGTCCATGCTATTAAATGAAAGAGCCTGCATGACGCTGGCCACACTGTAGCCACGCTGCTCTGTGCCAGGCCCTTCTGGACCACAAGTGTCTGGGAAAGACCTCACAGGGTTGGCCAAAACCAAGGCAGGAGCTCTGCAGTGTGTTTGGTCAGAGGTTAGGTGCCTGGGTGTGATCCCTCATCCTCGTCTGTTGAGCACTGTAGATGCAGATCTAGTGTCCACCTTCCCCATgacaagggaaggaaaggaatgtGCCTTGCTACTAGAgtccatttatttaatttcacgATACCCAACCAGTGATTTAAAGGGAACACACTCACCTGAGTATCTTAGTGTCTCTTTGCTCTCCATTTCCCTGTGTGTGTAGAGGTGCCTGCCTCAGGTGCTGTGTCACACAACAGCTTCACACTCCCCTGCAAGGTCTCTTTACAACACTGGCCAAAGGTTTACACATACTAGAAATGTAAAGTATCACTAATACTTTCTGCTGAAGCTGACTTTGTAAATCAGGCAAAGAACCAAATGGGAcccagtgctggcacagcctgcTTAGCAGGCATTACCATTTCCAAATTTTCCTCTCTGAGCTGGCCACTGAGGTATTTTGTTTAACATTTCACTGATTATCAAGTGAGATTACGATTTCCAGCAAGCAGTGTGGGTACTGGGATGCTATGAATGATGACTATTGGCAGTGAGGGCAAGACATGGGCTGGCATGGAGCTGGAGGGCTGCAGGTTTGGCAGCCCATCCCCATGTAGGGATCCAGAAGCAAACTAAAATTATTTAGGCAATGACGAGTTACTTCTATGCGTACTTTGGGAAAACTCATGAAATGGCTGTCTGCATATTTAAGTCCATGAACAATTTCTATCATATTTCCTACAAATCAGACCAGTTGCAATGAAGTGAAAACAGGGTCCAAACTCTGACTGCattgagatttctttttaattgtacCTCATTTTTTGACtaataattaaaacagcaacaacaacaacaacaaaaaaggttttaaatggCTTGTCATGTTTCCCAGGAAAGCAACTGTCTCATGAAAACTTGCAGACAAGGCTGAAAGCCTTCTCTTCCTGTGAAATcctcccaaaggaaggtttcTGCCAGTGAAAGTGCTTTCTCAATGCTCTAAACCTTGTTGGAGAAAGTTCTTGGTAAACTGAACATCATTACTCCCAAGCAAAAATAACTGCAACTAGCTATTTTCAGCTCTGTCTCAAATTTGCAGAAAATATGTCATTGCTGGTCAGGTGGAAAAGTACTTGACATAGCTTTaagaaaatcttgtttttcttggctATCTAAGGGTTATGTTCAATTAAAGAGTCAATCTGTTTTAGTCATTTTATGCTGCCTTTGACGTAAGCACAAAGTTTTAACATGAAGTTTTCACCCATGTTCGTTTTCCAAATCCTTATTTCAATAGCTCAGATTGGCTTATGGGTCCAGTGGCACATCTTGAAGCTGACCTAATGAAGCCATATGAATTCCTGCAGTGCTGGGTCCCATGCTATTGAAGGAATAAAGAGTAATACATAAGGTCTGCAATGTCAGTGGGATCAAGATGGTAGCCTGTGCAAAAAGATAGTGGGAAAATAATTAGAAGGAAAGTGGGAAacctctttttctgtgtttttccccCATCAGGAGTAAGCCTGAGCAAGGACAATCTTGGACTCTCTGGCAAGATACTGTATGCCTTAAATGCTACAAGGGAATGGAAAATAACTAGAGATGGTTATCTTCAGCCTAATCTCACCAAtgtgtttgtgtctgtgtgtatcCAAATGCACCTTATTAGTGAATAGTTTTGCATCTAAAAGATAGATATATCTCACTTGTGTCAAAACCATGTTTCAATAAACTAGATTTACTGGGTGCTGAAGTTATGTTTTGTATTGATTGCACAGCTAACAAGGAGTCTCCTTGGAGTGCAGGGGGAGAAAGATGAAGACATGGAGATCGAGTTTGTGTAAGTGGGCTAACATTTCACAAGACAGAAATGTCTTCAGAGGTGTGAGAGCATCCTGTTGTCATCTTCACCAAAGAAATAGTTGGGAACATGAGTCAAAATCCGGGGTATGGATATATTAAcggatttttttaatattatgtaCTTGCAAAAGGATTGAAGATCATCCTTGTTAGAGATCCTGAAGCACAACTTTAGAAATACTTGCATAACATGCCACACTCACATCACTTTACTGCCATTTCTTTATTTGGTACCCTTGTATGTTTCTGCTCACTGAACAGAAGACCatgtagtaaaagaaaaaataataataataatagtaaaaaagaacgacaacaacaacaaaaaggaacaaaaccacacaccatgtttattatgaaaaataaagctcCTGACAGTTAAATTCCTAGAAATGCCTTTGGGTTCCTCAAGGGACCACCTACCCTTACAAAGTATTTTGGCACAGTTCCTTAATTTTCCAGGAGACAAAAATCtataaatagattttttgtGCCTGAAAAGTTAAACCAAAGGTCCAAAAGTTTTGAGCTTGAAAGAGACATAAGTATAGAAATAGAAGTCTTTAAGTGACTGGTACCCCTAAATAATTGTAAATGTGTTAGCTTCATATACATGTTTTCCTGTCATTCATGGAAGCCCTGGTATTTCTAGGCAAAGGCTATTTTTCAGTCCAAAGCTACACCAGGGATAAAGAGATTTTCTAAAGTAAATCCTCCTGCATCCTGAACCACTTGACCCTTAGTACAAGGAAATACTTGGAGCAGTGTCACAGTGCATAGGGGAGCATCATGTTGTCGTGGACTACGGACGTGCCTCTGCATCCTGcctcttctgttttccaaacGTGACCCTGTGCCCTCCCAAAGGATAATTCTGCTCCTTGCCATTGTATAAAAGATCTTTCtgcatgcataaaaaaaaataataaaaaatgaaagtgtcacaaatcagaagaaaaaaacaatgtttggGATAAATATTACTCTTCAACTAGCCAATGGTGAACAAAAGTCTTTCGGGGAAGATTGGTGTGAATTGGAAGAAAATTGTTGAGcaacctgttttttttgttgttgttgtttggtttggtttgatttgtttcTAGTATGGGCTGGAGAACTTTATTATAACCAATGTACTATATATAGTAGTCTAAATTATATCATAAACATTACAAATTAtgaatattataataatatataaaaataaatggaatatgTATTTATTGTGTCATATTCAGTATATTTAACATACATAACGCtgctttttatataaatatatgtaatgtATTATTACAAGCAATGCATTATCTcacataattttcattttcatgatgTATCCTCTGCCCTCCTCAACACATATACTGTTACCAAGGCTCGTATTTTGCTTGAGCTCCTAAGAGTGTCTGGAGAAAGAGGTACACACTTTGCTTCTTAGCATCCCCTTCCAAGCTTCAACAGCACATCGTCTGTTGGCAGCAGACCAGATGTCAGACTTTTTCCCCTGTCTTTGAGCTGCTGCTACTTCTCATGGTCCTTTGGGACGGTCAAGAGAGAAATGACCTGCTGCCCCTCCAGCTGACAGGAGCGGAAATAAGTTCCATCCAAAACAGCCAAGTTTAGTCACAGTCAGGAAGAGTCAGATGTTATTTCATATTAGTCCAGTTGTgtactaatatttttatttcctgcatgGTATCTGAGCCAGCTCAAATGACAGCCTCTTTCAAAGGCTTTGTTAAAAATGCAAACTCAAATTCCCTGAGAGAGCCCAGTATCTTTCAAGGTGCTGCAGCTTTCTGGACGGCACTGACCATGACCTGACACACAACATGACTGTCCCCATGTAGCTCTGTAATCCCCTATCTCTCACAACACTTAGCCGTGTATATACAGGAATCTTTCTAGACATCTGCAAATATAAGCAATATATTTAATTGCATGCAGCTGATGTTATGTAGTTACATCTGTTTATGCACTGGTCAAAAGCTTAAGGAAGCCAAAGGAATTAAACAGCTTCCTTTGTCCCAGATTCCCTTTTGGCCTTTCAGAAAATCTGGCCTGATTTCCACCACCACTTCCCCTCCCTTTGATTTTACAGCTGAAAGCACAAAGCTGCCTGAGGCTGGGGCCAAAGCCTGGTCGCTCAAGTCACATTCCTGCTCACATGAGCAAAATTAGAGCCTTCATTTCTGAAGCTGAGAAATAAAGCTCTGCACTTCAGTGTCTACCACCTGTATCACCTTATGTAGGCCTCGAATGCTGGGGCTGGTAGTGGGCAGATTGACTCGTCGGATTGGGTGTCCCAATTTCCAGACATGGAGCAAACACGTTTGCTGGTGCTATGCCTTCCTCTGAGCAGCCATGGCATGTGAACAGGGGAAGGTTCACTCACAGTGGAGCTATGTTTCATGGTGTACACAGTGTTTGTAAAGGAAATCCCCCGGGGTAGGGATCTGCACTTGGTGCAGATGTTTTTTTACCTTATTGCCAGCTTTCTGTGCTGGAAGTAATTTCTGTTGACCTCCCACCGCAAGTCTCCATATCTGTTTTCGAGGGCTTTGTTTCAAATGTTGACATATAGAAGTTGATAACAAAGCCCACGAAggtggggctgagccctgcccaTGAAAACCACTGCCGTCTCATTCGTCAGCCTTCTGATGTGGTTATGGCCTGATCATGAAATGCTTCTGGTGCAAAGCACGTGGAAGCAGGGAGCCTGGCCATCCCTGGCAGGCTGGCTCCAGGCCCTGCTGAGGCTTAGCCCAACAAGCCCTCCACAGCAGAGAAAGCCTTGCTTGTGCTCAGTTTCTCTTTGCAACTAGTCCCTTGCCagagtttcaggaaaaaaaaatatattttaagggtGCTTTGCTCATTGCTGAGGTACTGCTTGCATGCTATGTATTAGCTTTCTTTCTTGGCAGCTACAAGGACAAACCCAGAGAGAATGGGAAAAATGATCCAGCCCAAGAGTCGTCATACATCTTCTGAAGGCCTTTATTACTCCAGTTGGAGTTGTCTCTTCTGGTGGTCCCTCACCACTAGAAGACAAGATTTAAACCCAAGTCAGAAATATGAACATGCTCTAAAAACAGTACTATCTcattgattatttattttctttcttctttttcttttttccttcttttttttttcttttttttttttttttcttttttctcttcttcattttgAATCTCACTGAACTTTGCTGTTGAAGACGTTGAACCTAGCCAGTCTTCATGGCACTAGGTTTGTACTGATGGTAAGTATGGAGAATTCCCTATATAAAATTGATAGCAGCAGAACAGGCAAGTGCAGCTCCTCcagaaggtggaggaggtgtGTGGAGAACACAGCTCAGTGCTGCTACACCAGCCCTTCACAGGTGCACACTCActtgggcagcctgtggtcCCGGGTTTGGAGCACACACTACAAGCTTGCAAGGAGCAGGATGAACTCAAGGTCTATGAGCATGGCCTGCGGTGCCTTTTGCTATTTTCTGACTATCTGATCTAAAGCTTGATTGCCCTGTCTTTCAGGGGGGGTCCTGCAGACTTGACTCACAGTCAGCAAAACTCAGCACCACACAAGCACATGATGTGGGCAGCCAGCCTGTCAGTAGGGACAAGAAGTTCTTCTTGGGATTGTGCTATGGGAGATGATAAATGTAAAAAAGACAGGCTTTCCTCAGATACCAGTTCCACTCATGCACTTTGCACTTGGCAAGAAGTAAGAAGTGTTACTGTTGTCTCCCCCTAAATTACCTGGGGTGTCCCAAAGCTATGGACAATGAGCAACATGCTGAGGCAAAGACAGGCAGCATTTAAATGAGCCTTTCCAAACACCACTCCCCAAGTAAGACCTTTTCCCCAGAACCAGCCAGCAGTAAACACCTTTAAAAAACACTCAATCTCCTCATGAAAGCCTTTACACGATCATGTCCTCTTAATTCATCTTCTGAACCAAAAGAGCACACACAGCTACTCATCTAACCAAGCCAGTGACATCAATGTAGAGACACACACCTATAAAAGGGAACTCCCAAACCAAAATATCCCCTCTCTCATGTTCTCTCTTTGGCCAGTACACCTTGCTGTTTCTACCCACACAGTTTGTATGCCATCTAACCACTGAGCTGATGAGATGGCATAGCTTTGGAGACCAAGCAGGACATTGGCAGAGGGTCTATACCTGGTCAGAAGAGAAGGGGTAAGGATGGCCAGCACTCCTGTACCCCTGGGCAGCTTGTAGGGCCAAGGATACCCTGACATCTGCCTGTCTCTCCTGCCCCACCCCAAAAAATGCGCATGACACTGTCAGCCCAATGGATGGGGAACCAGAGGGAACTCTTTTAGCTAAGTGTGGCTAAAACTGACTTTAGGGTGCATCCAGCTTCAAGTTTCATAGGGAACCAGGGTCACGCGGCAAAGAGAAACCAACAGTAAGGGGAATGGTGCCAAAGACTTTCTCAGAAAACATCAAGTAAAAGCAAGGAACTTATGAAACCTCTGCCAGGAATAGCTTGTCATGGCATGGCGATATCTCCATTTCAGAAATTCACTTAGTTTGAACTGATCTTCCAGGAATGAACCTTTAAAGTCACACAGGTGACTATCCCAAGTTGCTTGGACTGTGCCTCATAGCTGAGAACTTTCTTAAATTTTCAGTACATTTAAAGATGCTTATTTTTGGTTTGTAATGGGCATTTGGTTTGTAATGGGCATTTTCATAGCCATCACATGGTCCCATAATATACTCGCCTTTGGAGCGCGTTCATATTCCTAATTTTTCGGTACACATTTATTTGGTTACTCATGCAGACACACTCACActctcacatttattttttgtatatttatatatttagataCTTATATACATGCCCATAGATATTAATTTGTGAAGTCAGTTAATAAGTGTTTGATAATCAGTGCCAAGCTTTTCAAGGTGAATGTCTTTTATAACCATACTTCATTAATATTCCAGTAACAGATTTTACCAAAATAAAAGATTCAGAACtatccatccctccctcctctACCACCAAATTACAATGCAGATCTGATGTACACAAGAGTGAAACTTTGTTCATTAAGTGGTGTATTGGCATTCGTGGTGCACTGTGAAACCCTTTCCTCTCTGgggataaaaaaaacaacagaaccaCCCTAAACTTTTTGTCCAACATTTTGCTAAATTTTGCTCAACATCCTTATTATGAGAGAATTTCTGCTTCCAACATGACTGTAAGCCCCACTTTGGCCTGAGGTGATATGTAAAACCCTCAACatgctctcttcttttttaagaaGTTGACAAGCCGTCTATTTTTCACACGCATGAAAACCATGTagaaaagatttcaaaaatcTCTACTGACAGCTGTGAAATAAAGAGCAGATTTGTGGCCTGACACTGGTGTAGTATTTCTTGCCCTATGGTGTGCAAACTGCTGGGATCCATAGATCCTTCCAAGAGACTACAGTATgtaatgaaaacaagcaaatcTGCTGTCACTCAGATTAAATGTGCTATTGAGGGGGGGGGATTACACATCCAGAAAGAATCAGAAAGTTGTCATGAAACATCATTACAACATGTGGA encodes the following:
- the CYSLTR2 gene encoding cysteinyl leukotriene receptor 2; this translates as MNISKMALYNNSDDSSFNCTIDAFKQAIYPVMYLFIFFLGVVGNSLSIYVFFQPSQRKTSVNIYMQNLAVSDLMFASTLPFRASYYLLGSHWIFGDIACRIMTYALYVNMYCSIYFLTVLSVVRFTAIVYPFKRWKVTNMKYAKITCAMIWVFVLAASSPLFCKQIAGYDKQEKCLDLHPGSTDILLMLNSVVLVVGFTLPFCTIIICYVFAIRALLKSRTPQRRRTVSHKKALSTIIITLILFLLCFLPYHVLRTVHLMLGSWSQNNLAVHKALVVTLCLAAMNSCLDPVLYYFAAENFKARIRSLYRR